CGTGCCTCGAAGGTGCAGCAAAAAAGCCTCAAAACCCACATCGCCTGGTTGGACAAGCGCATCGAGGAGATCGATACCGATTTGAGGCAGCGGTTACGTGCAAGCCCCGCCTGGCGCACGAAGGATGGCCTCCTGCGCAGCATTCCAGGCGTGGGAGCCACGACCTCCGCGACCCTGCTCGCCAAACTGCCCGAATTGGGCACCCTCGACCGCAAAGGGATCGCCGCACTCGCGGGCCTCGCCCCCCTGGCCAACGACAGCGGCAAACAACGGGGCAAGCGGGTCATCTGGGGCGGGCGTGCCGAGGTACGCTGCGTGCTGTACATGTCGGCCGTCGCTGCCATCCGATGCAATCCCGTCATCCACGCCTTCGCTCAACGCCTCAAGGCGGCCGGGAAACCCGCTAAGGTGGTGATCGTCGCCTGCATGCACAAGCTACTCAGCATCATGAACGCCATGCTTAAATCCAACACACCCTGGAACCCTACATTCGCTTGACAACAAACACGGTTGCTCACCCATCTCGGCTTGTCCGCCCGGGCACCGCCCCGATCGCCCGCGCGGTCATTCGACCGACTCCAAAGGGCCTGATCCCGGCCGCGAACCCCCCTCCCATCCGGCAACTCCCTGAGCCGAGCCCCTTTGCCCTGCACTTGCCTGAGAGGCCAAAACGCTCCGGATCCGGGCGCCTCGGACCGATGAATCGCCGGAAAAATCCCCGATCCTGGACCGACGGTCGCGTACTTGACAACCCACAGGTCCATCTCGTACTCTTCCTCTCGCCGAAAAAGGGCGTTTAAAATCCCTATTCTCTGACAACCCACAGGTCCATCTCGTACTCTTCCTCTCGCCGAAAAAGGGCGTTTAAAATCCCTATTCTCCGACCTGACTCGAGTCGCAGGCACAAGCAACATCTAGTTGCCAGATTACTGAAGTAACGGTTATCGTACGCATGTTCAATGTTGCATCACCGCAACTCGCTGTTGCGTCTAGCGGTTCAACTTAACCCCGCGCCGAAATCAAGAGGGAATTGCAATGTACAAATTGCTCGATCCGTTCGGCATTGCCGCCGCCTGCGGGAAAGTGCAGGAGGCGTGGTGGGCGCATCCTTTTCTCCTGAACGAGGACCTGACTCGGCTTGGTGCGCGCTCGTTGGCGCTCGCCACCTGGCAACGGATGGCAGGAGTGCCGGGTAGCGAAGACCTTGTGCCGGCGGCGGCTTATGACGAACGCTTTAAATACCCTTTATGGAGTCAGAACCCGTATCTCGACACCCTCAAAGAATATTATTTGCTGTACTCGCAATGGCTCGTGGACGCGATCTATAGAACCCCCGAGTTGCCGTACGAAATAAAACACAAGGCAACCTTTTGGACGGGTGAATTTTTGAACAGCATAGCGCCGACCAATTTTTTTTGGACGAACCCTGAAGCCATGATGCGCGCCATTGAAAGCGGCGGACGAAGTTGTCTCGACGGATGGCTCAATTTCGTTGCCGATGCCACCGCCGGAAAGATCAGTATGGTGGACGAGAGCGCCTTTGAAGTCGGCATTAACATCGCAACTACGCCGGGCGCGGTCGTGTACCGCAATGAGCTGGTCGAGCTGATCCAGTACGAGCCCACCACGGCTAAGGTGCATGCGACGCCGATCGTGATCGTGGCGCCCTGGATCAACAAGTATTACATCCTCGATATCAACGAGCGGTATAGCCTGGTGCGCCATCTGGTAGGGCAGGGATTTACGGTGTTTGTGACCAGCTGGAAAAACCCTGGCGCCGACATGCGCGACACGACTTTCGATGACTACATCCTCGAGGGCGTACTGGCGTCCGTCAACGCGGCGCGTGATATCTGCGGCTCCGCGCAGGTGCATCTCGCCGGCTACTGTATCGGCGGCACGCTCGTTACCGCGCTGGCGGCGTGGCTGCAGCGGGCACCCGATCGCGAGACCCAGTCATCTGTCGGCATATGACTCTGCTAACTACGCTCGTGGATTTCTCGGAACCCGGTGATATGAGCGTGTTTATCGATGCCGATAGCTTGGACGCGCTCGATGATCTGATGGCGCACCATGGCTTTCTCGACGGCAAAGACATGGTGATGTCGTTTCGCAGCCTGCGTTCCAAGAGCCTGATTTGGAATCACTGGGTGCAAAACTATTTGCTGGGTGAAACGCCGCCGGCATTCGACGTGCTGTACTGGAACTGGGATTCCACCCGTATGCCCTACGCCATGCACTCGTTTTATCTGCGCGAGTTCTACCTGCACAATAATCTCATGCAGCCGGATGGCCTTACGCTCGGCGGGCGGCCCATCGATCTAGCCCGGATTACGCAACCGATTTACGCCGTCGGCACCGAGCAAGACCATATCGCGCCCTGGAAGTCCGCGTTTAAGATCTGCGCGTTGGCGAAAGGGCCGGTACGTTTTGTGGTCGCAACGTCGGGGCACATTATGGGTGTACTGAGTCCGCCGGTCGATCCGCCGAAGCGCGGCTACTGGATGGGGGATGCCACCGGCCGTGACGATCCGGACAGGTGGCTTGCGCAGATCGAGAAAGCGTCCAACTCGTGGTGGACCGACTGGGTTGCATGGCTCAAGCCGCAATGCGGTGGTCTGCGGACGCCGCCGACCTTGGGCAATCAAAATCATCCGCAGTTGGCGCCTGCCCCCGGCGATTACGTGCTGGAACGCTAGGTGACTAGACGCTCTTGACGTGGCCGGGGGTTTGCAAACAAGTGGGTGTGGGGCGATCCTGCCTCACACCAAAGTCATCAGGGTCGTTTATGACCCCCATCCCATCCAAATAGGAGTTAATCGATTATGAGTCATCAAAACCCACAGGTGCGTAATCGTAATAAAGTCCACGAAGCGAGTCGAACCATGTTCGA
This genomic stretch from Pseudomonadota bacterium harbors:
- a CDS encoding transposase; the encoded protein is RASKVQQKSLKTHIAWLDKRIEEIDTDLRQRLRASPAWRTKDGLLRSIPGVGATTSATLLAKLPELGTLDRKGIAALAGLAPLANDSGKQRGKRVIWGGRAEVRCVLYMSAVAAIRCNPVIHAFAQRLKAAGKPAKVVIVACMHKLLSIMNAMLKSNTPWNPTFA
- a CDS encoding alpha/beta fold hydrolase, whose protein sequence is MYKLLDPFGIAAACGKVQEAWWAHPFLLNEDLTRLGARSLALATWQRMAGVPGSEDLVPAAAYDERFKYPLWSQNPYLDTLKEYYLLYSQWLVDAIYRTPELPYEIKHKATFWTGEFLNSIAPTNFFWTNPEAMMRAIESGGRSCLDGWLNFVADATAGKISMVDESAFEVGINIATTPGAVVYRNELVELIQYEPTTAKVHATPIVIVAPWINKYYILDINERYSLVRHLVGQGFTVFVTSWKNPGADMRDTTFDDYILEGVLASVNAARDICGSAQVHLAGYCIGGTLVTALAAWLQRAPDRETQSSVGI